One Candida dubliniensis CD36 chromosome 1, complete sequence genomic region harbors:
- a CDS encoding acetylglucosamine phosphomutase, putative (Similar to C. albicans AGM1;~Similar to S. cerevisiae AGM1): protein MSIEQTLSKYLPSHPRPEGVTFTYGTAGFRMKADKLDYVTYTVGIIASLRSKYLQGKTVGVMITASHNPPEDNGVKVVDPLGSMLESSWEKYATDLANASSTKENSLLEVINELVTDLKIDLSVPANVVIARDSRESSPALSKATIDGFQSVPNTKYQDFGLFTTPELHYVTRTLNDPKFGEPTEDGYYSKLAKSFKEIYAICDSNEKIDITIDAANGVGAPKIQELLEKYLSQEISFTVVNGDYKQPNLLNFDCGADYVKTNQKLPKNVQPDNNNKLYASFDGDADRLICYYQNNENKFKLLDGDKLSTLFALFLQQLFKQIDPTKLSLNIGVIQTAYANGSSTKYVEDVLKIPVRCTPTGVKHLHHEAENFDIGVYFEANGHGTVIFNPEAEKKIFNYKPSNGNDNNEEVKAIKILQNFSQLINQTVGDAISDLLAVLIVIHYLKLSPSNWDNEYTDLPNKLVKVIVPDRSIFKTTNAERTLVEPKGMQDEIDKLVAKYPNGRSFVRASGTEDAVRVYAEADTKSNVEELSKAVSELVK, encoded by the coding sequence ATGTCAATTGAACAAACcttatcaaaatatttaccATCACATCCAAGACCGGAAGGGGTAACTTTTACTTATGGAACCGCAGGGTTTCGTATGAAAGCAGATAAATTAGATTATGTGACTTATACCGTTGGGATCATTGCTTCATTAAGATCGAAATATTTACAAGGGAAAACTGTTGGTGTTATGATTACTGCTTCTCATAATCCACCGGAAGATAATGGAGTTAAAGTTGTTGATCCATTAGGTAGTATGTTGGAAAGTTCATGGGAAAAATATGCTACCGATTTAGCCAATGCTTCttcaacaaaagaaaatctgTTGTTGGAAgttattaatgaattggtgacagatttgaaaattgatttatctgTTCCTGCTAATGTTGTTATTGCTAGAGATTCAAGAGAATCTAGTCCAGCATTATCTAAAGCTACTATTGATGGATTTCAAAGTGTTCCCAATACCAAATATCAAGATTTCGGGTTATTCACTACACCAGAATTACATTATGTTACAAGAACATTAAATGACCCAAAATTTGGTGAACCTACTGAAGATGGTTATTATTCTAAATTAGCCAAAtcatttaaagaaatttatgCCATTTGTGATTCTAATGAAAAAATCGATATAACTATTGATGCCGCTAATGGAGTTGGTGCTCCTAAaattcaagaattattagaaaaatatttatcacAAGAAATTAGTTTTACCGTAGTTAATGGTGATTATAAACaaccaaatttattaaattttgattgtGGAGCTGATTATGTCAagacaaatcaaaaattacCTAAAAATGTTCAACCagacaataataataaattatatgcATCATTTGATGGAGATGCTGATAGATtaatttgttattatcaaaacaatgaaaataaatttaaattattagatggagataaattatcaacGTTATTTGCGTTATttttacaacaattatttaaacaaatCGATCCAACAAAACtttcattaaatattgGGGTGATTCAGACTGCTTATGCTAATGGATCTTCTACAAAATATGTTGAAGATGTTTTGAAAATCCCCGTTCGTTGTACTCCAACAGGGGTTAAACATTTACATCATGAAGCAGAAAATTTCGATATTGGAGTATATTTTGAAGCTAATGGTCATGGTACAGTTATTTTTAATCCTGAAGcggaaaagaaaatttttaattataaaccaagtaatggtaatgataataacGAAGAAGTTAAAGCTATTaaaattttacaaaattttagtcaattaattaatcaaactGTTGGTGATGCAATTTCAGATTTATTAGCAGTTTTAATTgttattcattatttaaaattatcacCAAGTAATTGGGATAATGAATATACTGATTTACCTAATAAATTAGTTAAAGTGATTGTTCCTGATAGATCTATATTTAAAACTACAAATGCTGAAAGAACTTTGGTTGAACCAAAAGGTATGcaagatgaaattgataaattagtAGCCAAATACCCCAATGGAAGATCTTTTGTAAGAGCTTCTGGTACTGAAGATGCTGTTAGGGTTTATGCTGAAGCTGATACGAAAAGTAACGTTGAAGAATTGTCTAAAGCAGTATCTGAATTAGTTAAATAG
- a CDS encoding nuclease, putative, protein MPPIPPDPTESISIFHPKVILLSAGVTTSLFFGYKFYKRYIRRIKTYLDLTPTIIENNTKLYGYVTRVGDGDNFRFYHTPGGWIFGWGWLRKIPTTRKDLKDETLMIRLCGVDAPEGAHFGKPAQPFSKEALHWLREYVDGKYVTITPYSIDQYKRVVARAQIWKWTGKKDISAEMLKVGYAIVYEGKAEAEFGDNEDWYRKLESRAKLLRKGVWSLGKNLTTPGEFKRIHYRGE, encoded by the coding sequence atgcCACCTATTCCACCAGACCCGACTGAAAGTATATCTATTTTCCATCCTAAGGTAATACTATTATCTGCTGGTGTTACaacatcattattttttggatataaattttataaaCGATATattagaagaattaaaactTATTTAGATCTAACCCCCAccataattgaaaataatactaaatTATATGGATATGTAACTAGAgttggtgatggtgataaTTTTCGATTTTATCATACTCCAGGTGGATGGATTTTCGGTTGGGGATGGCTACGTAAAATCCCTACCACTAGaaaagatttgaaagatGAAACTTTAATGATTCGATTATGTGGAGTAGATGCTCCTGAAGGAGCTCATTTTGGTAAACCAGCTCAACCATTTTCCAAAGAAGCATTGCATTGGTTACGAGAATATGTTGATGGGAAATATGTCACTATAACTCCTTATTCTATAGATCAATATAAACGGGTGGTGGCTCGAGCACAAATTTGGAAATGGACTGGGAAAAAAGACATATCAGCAGAAATGTTAAAAGTCGGATATGCTATTGTCTATGAAGGTAAAGCAGAAGCCGAATTTGGTGATAATGAAGATTGGTATCGCAAACTAGAGTCACGTGCAAAATTGTTAAGAAAAGGAGTTTGGTCATTAGGTAAAAATTTGACAACTCCTGGAGAATTCAAACGAATACATTATCGAGGTGAATAA